Proteins encoded together in one Ictidomys tridecemlineatus isolate mIctTri1 chromosome 3, mIctTri1.hap1, whole genome shotgun sequence window:
- the Xylt2 gene encoding xylosyltransferase 2 produces the protein MVASARVQKLVRRYKLAIATALAILLLQGLVVWSFSGLEEDEPSEKGRQRKPRPLDPGEGSKDTDSSAGRRGSAGRRHGRWRGRAESPGLPVAKVVRAVTSRHRASRRVPPAPPPEAPGRQNLSGAAAGEALVGAAGFPPHGDTGSVEGAPQPTDNGFTPKCEIVGKDALSALARASTKQCQQEIANVVCLHQAGSLMPKAVPRHCQLAGKMSPGIQWEEIRAQPVDGPPVRIAYMLVVHGRAIRQLKRLLKAVYHEQHFFYIHVDKRSNYLHREVVELAQRYENVRVTPWRMVTIWGGASLLRMYLRSMRDLLEVPGWAWDFFINLSATDYPTRTNEELVAFLSKNRGKNFLKSHGRDNSRFIKKQGLDRLFHECDSHMWRLGERQIPSGIVVDGGSDWFVLTRSFVEYVVYTDDPLVAQLRQFYTYTLLPAESFFHTVLENSPACESLVDNNLRVTNWNRKLGCKCQYKHIVDWCGCSPNDFKPQDFLRLQQVSRPTFFARKFESTVNQEVLEILDFHLYGSYPAGTPALKAYWENTYDVADGPGGLSDVMLTAYTAFTRLSLRHAATAAPPQATSLCRFEPRGLPSSVHLYFYDDHFQGYLVTQTVQPSVQGPAETLEMWLMPQGSLKLLGRSDQASRLQSLEVGTEWDPKERLFRNFGGLLGPLDEPVAMQRWARGPNLTATVVWIDPTYVVATSYDITVDAETEVTQYKPPLSRPLRPGAWTVRLLQFWEPLGETHFLVLPLTFNRKLPLRKDDALWLHAGPPHNEYLEQSFQGLSGILNLPQPEPVEEAARRRAELTGPALEAWTDGELSRFWSVAGLCAMGPSACPSLDLCRLTSWSSLSPDPKSELGPVKSDGRLR, from the exons ATGGTGGCGAGCGCGCGGGTGCAGAAGCTGGTGCGGCGCTACAAGCTGGCGATCGCCACCGCGCTGGCCATCCTGCTGCTGCAGGGCCTGGTAGTGTGGAGCTTCAGCGGCCTGGAGGAGGACGAGCCAAGCGAG AAAGGAAGGCAGAGGAAGCCACGACCACTGGACCCTGGCGAGGGCTCCAAGGATACAGACAGCTCAGCGGGGCGGCGGGGCAGCGCGGGCAGAAGGCATGGGCGCTGGCGGGGCCGTGCTGAGAGCCCAGGCTTGCCCGTGGCCAAGGTGGTACGGGCAGTAACCAGCAGGCACAGAGCCAGTCGCCGGGtcccccctgccccacccccagaggCCCCAGGACGCCAGAACCTGAGTggggcagcagctggggaggcgcTGGTAGGGGCTGCCGGCTTCCCACCACATGGAGACACAGGGAGTGTGGAGGGTGCCCCCCAGCCCACAGACAATGGCTTTACCCCTAAGTGCGAGATCGTGGGCAAGGATGCGCTGTCGGCACTGGCCCGGGCCAGCACCAAGCAGTGCCAGCAGGAGATCGCCAACGTGGTGTGCCTGCACCAGGCCGGGAGCCTTATGCCCAAGGCTGTGCCGCGGCATTGCCAGCTGGCTG GGAAGATGAGTCCTGGCATCCAGTGGGAAGAGATTCGGGCCCAGCCCGTGGATGGCCCCCCAGTACGCATCGCCTACATGTTGGTGGTTCATGGCCGCGCCATCCGCCAGCTGAAGCGTCTCCTCAAGGCCGTCTACCATGAACAGCACTTCTTTTATATCCATGTGGACAAG CGTTCCAACTACCTGCACCGGGAGGTGGTGGAGCTGGCCCAGCGGTATGAAAATGTACGGGTGACACCCTGGCGCATGGTCACCATCTGGGGTGGGGCCAGCCTTCTGAGGATGTACCTGCGGAGCATGCGGGACCTGCTAGAGGTACCTGGTTGGGCCTGGGACTTCTTCATCAACCTCAGCGCCACTGACTACCCAACCAG GACCAATGAGGAGCTGGTAGCATTCCTATCCAAGAACCGGGGCAAGAATTTCCTCAAGTCACATGGCCGGGACAACTCCAG GTTCATCAAGAAACAGGGCCTGGACCGGCTCTTCCACGAGTGTGACTCGCACATGTGGCGCCTGGGTGAGCGGCAGATCCCTTCAGGCATCGTGGTGGATGGTGGCTCCGACTGGTTTGTGCTGACACGCAGCTTTGTGGAGTATGTGGTGTACACGGATGACCCACTTGTGGCCCAGCTACGCCAGTTCTACACATACACGCTGCTCCCAGCTGAG TCCTTCTTCCACACGGTGCTGGAGAACAGCCCAGCCTGTGAGAGCCTCGTGGACAACAACCTGCGGGTCACCAACTGGAACCGCAAGCTGGGCTGCAAGTGCCAGTACAAGCACATCGTGGACTGGTGCGGCTGCTCCCCCAACGACTTCAAGCCACAGGACTTCCTACGGCTGCAG CAAGTCTCCAGACCCACTTTCTTCGCCCGGAAGTTTGAGTCGACTGTGAACCAGGAGGTCCTGGAAATCTTGGACTTCCACCTGTATGGCAGCTACCCCGCTGGCACGCCAGCCCTCAAAGCCTACTGGGAGAACACCTATGACGTGGCTGATGGCCCTGGCGGGCTCAGCGATGTCATGCTCACTGCTTACACCGCCTTCACCCGCCTCAGCCTGCGCCATGCTGCCACTGCCGCACCTCCACAGGCCACCTCACTGTGCAG GTTTGAGCCCAGGGGTTTGCCGTCCAGCGTGCACCTGTATTTCTATGACGACCATTTCCAGGGCTACCTGGTGACGCAGACGGTGCAGCCCTCAGTCCAAGGGCCAGCAGAGACGCTTGAGATGTGGCTGATGCCCCAGGGGTCGCTGAAGCTGTTGGGGCGCAGTGATCAGGCCAGCCGGCTCCAGAGTTTGGAG GTTGGCACTGAATGGGACCCCAAAGAGCGTCTTTTCCGGAATTTTGGGGGGTTGCTGGGACCACTGGATGAGCCTGTGGCCATGCAGCGCTGGGCCCGGGGCCCCAATCTCACAGCCACTGTGGTCTGGATTGACCCAACCTACGTAGTGGCCACATCATATGACATCACGGTAGATGCGGAGACTGAGGTCACACAGTACAAGCCTCCACTGAGCCGGCCCCTGCGGCCAGGAGCCTGGACCGTTCGACTGCTTCAGTTCTGGGAACCTCTGGGTGAGACCCACTTCCTCGTGCTGCCCTTGACCTTCAACCGCAAACTACCTCTCAGGAAAG ATGATGCCCTCTGGCTGCACGCGGGACCACCCCACAATGAATACTTGGAGCAGAGTTTCCAGGGCCTGAGCGGCATCCTGAACCTGCCTCAGCCAGAGCCTGTGGAGGAGGCCGCCCGGCGGCGCGCAGAGCTTACAGGGCCTGCTCTGGAGGCCTGGACAGATGGGGAACTGAGCCGCTTCTGGTCTGTGGCAGGACTGTGTGCCATGGGCCCCTCTGCGTGCCCCTCCCTGGATCTCTGCAGACTGACCAGCTGGAGCTCTCTGTCCCCAGACCCCAAATCAGAGCTGGGGCCTGTCAAATCAGACGGGCGACTCAGGTAG